The Sandaracinus amylolyticus genomic interval AAGAGCTCGCTCTCGATCAGGCTCGGCGCGAGCCCGCCCGCGTTCACCGTCACGAAAGGTCCGTCGGGCCTTCGTCCGTGCAGGTGCAGCGCGCGCGCGATGCCCTCCTTGCCCGCGCCGCTCTCGCCGCGGATGAGCACCGGGAACGGCGTGGGCGCGTAGCGCTCGACCTTCTCGAGCACCTTCAGCATCTGCGGCGACGACGCGACCAGTCCGTCCTCGCGCGCCTCGCTGCGATCCCGCGCGACGATGCGCAGCTCGGTGCGCCCGACGCGCAGGCGCGTGCCCGGCCCGATGCGCGCGATGTACGTGCGCGTCCCGTTCACGTACGTGCCGTTGCGGCTGTCGAGATCACGCACCACGAAGCCGTCGGCGCACGGCTCGATGCGGCAGTGACGCGCGCTCACCGATCGATCGTGCAGCGGGACGTCGCAGCCCTTCGCGCTGCCGATCGTCACACCACGCGCGGCGAGCACGTGACGTCGCGCGTCCGCGTGGTGACCGACGACGAGCGTCAGCCTTCCGAGCTCGGGCTCGCGCACCGCGATCGGCTCGGTGCGGAGCGCGCCCGTCGCGCGCGGCCCCGTCGCGTCGACGATGCGCAGCAGCGCGTGACGCGGCGACAGCGCGAAGGCCTCGTTCGGTCGCAGCGTCGTCGGCGCGCGCGCTCCGTCGTCGCGCAGATCGAGCACCGCGATCTCTCCGTCGCGCAGGTAGAGCAGACAATGTCGCTCCGCGACCGCTGGGTCGTAGACCGCGATGTCGACGCCGGGCCGATTCCCGAC includes:
- a CDS encoding sigma 54-interacting transcriptional regulator codes for the protein MERIVLLRDGEPLQTFDLVGRGLEVGNRPGVDIAVYDPAVAERHCLLYLRDGEIAVLDLRDDGARAPTTLRPNEAFALSPRHALLRIVDATGPRATGALRTEPIAVREPELGRLTLVVGHHADARRHVLAARGVTIGSAKGCDVPLHDRSVSARHCRIEPCADGFVVRDLDSRNGTYVNGTRTYIARIGPGTRLRVGRTELRIVARDRSEAREDGLVASSPQMLKVLEKVERYAPTPFPVLIRGESGAGKEGIARALHLHGRRPDGPFVTVNAGGLAPSLIESELFGHEKGAFTGAMGQRRGVFEQAHGGTLFLDEIGELPAEMQARLLRVLETGEVRRVGAEHAFHVDVRLVCATHRDLQAKVKEGSFRQDLYYRIVTFMLEVPPLRQRPDDVRVLAMHFLATERGMTGPRSLSEAALQRLLAHDWPGNVRELRNVIQSAATASSGIVDVREVEEAIEEISGPSMRCDDDRASIADAVARYGSQAEAARALRIPRSTLRDRMRAETSRKKNRTG